CTCAGCGAGATCCGATTCAAGGTGATAAAGTTCTGCAATCGTGGGCTTGCCGCGTGATTCCTCCAAATTCGATCCACTCATCCGGAAGACTAATTTCCAGGGCCCATCTCGGTAGGCAAATTCACCCATGTTCGAATGACTTACTAGCCGAGTGCGACTCGCCTTCGATTCGACTCCCAGAGCCGACGACAAAAAGCTTTCACTATCTTCGGCACTGTTAGCGGGCAAGGGTTGGTTCACAACACTCGCGCATGTTGCAAACAGATCGGTCAGGCTAATCAATTGATCACTCGTCTTACCAGCCTCAATTTGATTCGGCCATCGGGCCACCAGTGGAACGCGATGGCCGCCTTCCCAGATATCACCCTTGTGTCCGCGATAGGGACCGCTAGGAAGATGACCGGCCGCGATCAACTCTCCCCAACCTGTATAATGCGAGTGGCCATTGTCGGCCGTAAAAATCACAAGCGTGTTTTCGGAAAGCCCGGCTTCATCGACCGCCTTGATTATTTGCCCTGCCGACCAATCCGTCTCCATCACAAAATCGGCAATGGGTGCAATACGGCTCTTGCCTCGAAACTTTTCTGACGGCACAACCGGTTCGTGCGGCGACGTCATCGAGAAAAAGAGGAAGAATGGTTGTTTCGATTTTGCGCGTTCGTGAATCGCTTCAACGGCGCGACGCGTGATCTCAGGCAACACGTCTTGCATTCGCCAATTCGGAGCAGCGGGAGCACCGACAAATCCTCGGGGTAATACAATCCCTTCGGTCGGATCCGGTTGAAACGCCTCTGTGGGCAACGCCACAACTCGATCGTTCTCGATGTAAGTAAAGGGCGGCAAATTCGGCAGATCGACACCGAAGAAATAATCAAAACCGCGATCGGTCGGCCCATCGGCAATTCGTTGGGTAAAATCCCATCGAAGCTTTTTCTGACCATTTCGTACTTCCGTCATTTGACTCCGCTGCGGGCCAGGCCAATTCCAACCAAGATGCCATTTCCCAATGCAGGCCGTGTAATAGCCATGTTCTTTTAGGAAGCCGGGAAGGGTAGGGCGTTTACTGCTGATCAACGGCGGCTCGTAGGCCGCGATCACCCATTCTTGAAGTGGGGTCCGCCAAGAGTACCGGCCCGTCAACAATCCGTACCGCGTCGGCGAACAAACGGCTGACGGGCTGTGTGCATCGGTAAAACTAATTCCCTGTCGAACCAATTTGTCCAAGTAAGGCGTGCGGATCTTGTTGTTTGGATAATGTGCCTGTATGTCCCCCACGCCAAAGTCGTCGGCCAAGATGACAATAATATTAGGATGTGTCGCATGGGCGCAGGTTGACGCGGTCATCATCATGACCGCCGCCAAGAACCGCAGCAATTTGTTCCATATCGGTTTCATGTTGGCTCCGGCGAAAATTCTTGAGTCAGGGACGAGCGTCACCTATCTTTTCGCTTTATCAACGAGGAAGTCAACTAATTCCTGACACTGAAAATAACCGGGCCAAAAGCTGTGCCCCTGACCCTTGACCTTAATCACTTCGATCAAGTCACCGCGGCCCTTTGATTGGTACACGCTCTCGAGTGCCTCCGAATTCTCTGCCAGCGGCACAACCGTATCCTCCCGGCCGTGGATGATAAACACGGGGATGTTTGCGTCAGCCAACACCGCAGCCCGTTTGATCGGATTAAATTTTTGCTGCTCAGCGGCGAGAACTTCTTCGCTAACCCCATAGGCTGGCGCAGCACGTCGCAAACCAGGATAAGTCGTGTAGTCGTAACATGGATAAATGCCCCCGATGGCCGCCACTCGATCGGGATGTTCAATTGCCCAACTGCTTACCCATAACCCACCTCGACTGCGACCAAGCAACGCGGGCTTCTTCGAGTAGCCATCCTTGACCATTTTTTGGTAAAGCGCCTCAAAATGAGGAAAAGCGTAGGGACTGCCATACGCTTCGCCCACATCAATTCCCGCTACGGCAATCCCCGCATCCAGGAACTGCTGGTGCATCCAACTCTCGGCCTGGTCAGGATAGGAAGACAACGTCGCCCCGTAGAAGATCCAAGGCTTCGGTCCGCCAGTCGTGGATGTCCCAGTGGTTGAATTCTTGGTGGGCTCCATCAAAAACGCATGCCTCCCGCCAAGCAGAAATGACTTTCCGCCCAGCAGAACCTGCTTACGCTTTGGTTTCGCCGCCGCCTGGGCCTTTCTAATAGGAATGGACCGTACTGTTTTCTGCTTGGCTTTCTTTTGCACTTCCGGCGGCAAATCGCGCGACGCAAGCAAGCTAAATTCGTCGAGATGTCGATTCCAATCCTGCACCAATTCTTGCAGTTTGTCGGCTTGCGGCACAGCCAGATCCAGAGACTCCTGACGATCTACGCCCAAGTTGTAAAGCTCCCAAGGTTCGCCGATCGGTGCAACGGCTTTCCAATCGCCCCTGCGAATGGCTTTGTGGCCGTCGTGAAACCACCAAATAGAATTTTGATCAACTCGTCTTTCTCCAACCGGAGCATCCTGACTCAATTCCGGCAACAAACTGCTGCCGGGAGCCGGTGGCGCATTCGCAGCTTTTTCGGCTCCCGTCAATTCAAGTAGTGTTGCAGCAATATCAATAACATGGCCCGGATTACGACAAATTTCCCCACGCGCTGGAATACCCTCAGGCCAAGCGATCAGTAACGGAGTCGACGTCCCCCCCTCGTGCGTCCATGTTTTGTGGCGTCGAAACGGGGTATTGCAGGTTGTCGACCAACCGGGACCAAGACACAAATACGTATCGGCGGCGCCCGGCGACAAGTTGGGATCATGCCCGTCGTCTCGGACCATGATCTCCGCACTGGCGCCGTTGTCAGAGAGGAAGATCACCATCGTGTTTTCCCACTGCCCCATTTTCTTGATTTGGTCGAAGACACGACCAATCTCAATATCCATCCGGTGAATCATTGCCGCATGGATCGCCATCTTCGTAGCCTGAAACTTCTTTTGCGGATCACTAAGCGCTTTCCAAGGAACCGGCTTGTTGACTTCTCCATCACCCAAAATTCCGAATGCATCCGGAAAATGATAGGGCGGCCCCAAATCGCGTTCCACTCGCGACGGCTGACTGACGGCCGTCGAATTCAATAAACCCATGTCTTGGATGCGCTGCCACCGCCTCTCACGGATTTCGTCCCATCCGACCGTATACCTGTCCTCATAAAGAGCGATATCTTCGGGCAACGCCTGAAGCGGAAAATGGGGTGCGGAAAAAGCCAGGTAATGAAAAAAGGCCGATTCAGCATGATGCTTTTGATGCTGGCTTAGGACTTCGATAGCGTGATCCGCCAGCGCCGTGGTCGCATAGAAATCAGTACCCTTTTCGACGGGTGGCAACGCCACGTCGTCTTTCCAATGGCGATTCGGATTAAAAAAACGACCCTGATCTTTGAGTAGATACGAACGATTAAAACCGCTCGCGATCGGCATACCATCGATATGCCATTTACCGGTATGGTACGAACGGTAACCAACCGGCGCCAAGAGCTCCGGGAGTAGCACAGCCCAATCTGGACGCGTGCTTTGTCCACCGCCAGGAACGCTAGGCAATCGATCCCGGCGAATTTGTTGTGCGTAGTATCCGGTCATCAGAGCGCCACGCGTCGGCCAGCAGCGCGCTGTGTTGTAGAATTGGCTAAATCGCAACCCTTCCTCCGCAACCGAATCCAAATTGGGTGTCGTGATTTCTCCGCCATAACACCCCAGATCCGAAAATCCGAGATCATCTGCCATGATCAAAAGAATGTTAGGCTGACGCGTCTCGGCATTCGCCGACGCATGCATAACAAAAGCCAACGCCATGACGAGCAATAATTTTTTGAATTGAGGTTCCATCTTGGCTCCGGGAAAATTCCTTAATGTGTCGAACGTGCCACCCCCCGGCAACTTGCTGCAAATCCTTTGCATCCAAACCCTCAACATCCTGTGGTTTTAAGAACTGATGGACCGGCAAAGATCGACTACGCATTCAAAATGCATTCGGTCAAAGTCGCATCTTTAGCGACGGTATGACGCTGGACGTCTCACCACCATTGTCGCTGATTTCTATCACATTTCGCAAGTAAACAGAAAGAGTGATCATTTTTAGAGCGAGTTCGATCTCTTGTGAAGCTCGCCAGCCAAGACGTGGTCATTCCATCGTAAGAACAGCTTCATCTAACGCGGCAATCCCTGACTGGAATACCTCGTCTACCATCACGTGGTTTCCCAGGCAATCAGCCCTCGTCTTTCACCTATTTGGTACGTTCACCGAATGAGGCGAAAACTACTGCGATCAATCACTCAGACAAAGGAAGTCTGTTATACACACCACAGCGTCCGCCGAATTGCCTTTTCATGATCTTGGATTTACACGCATGAAAGCCATCGTTGGTCACGACGAAAAACATGAGATATCCGGCGAAGCACGGCAACGCCGATCAGCACGGATCGCTAATCGCTTCTGGTCGACAAGAGCCCAGCGTAATCGTTTTTCGAGATAGGTTCGCTAAGATGGGCCGCCTATCTGCTTGGCGAATACCGCCCCATCCCAGTGGGGCGGTAAGAGATTCTCTAAAATGTTGCTATTGATTCGCCACAAGTCCTTTGCCACGAACGATGCTTATCGTCGCCGGCGCAGTCCGAGCAGTCCCAACAGTGCAGTAAGCACCATCAATGACGAAGTGGGTTCGGGGACAACGCTGATGCCCTGCAAACCATTTTGGTAGATCGTTTGCACTTCCGCATCGGAAATTGCCGTGTCCCAAAATGCAAAATCGTCAAACGAGCCATCCCAAAACCCGGGCGCTCCCGGATCAGCCGTATTTCCAGCGTCGTCCGTCTTTACACCAATGCCAATGATGCCGGTGCCGGCGTCTTGTTGCAACTGAGGATAATTCAGTGCGCCCGAGAAGTCAGCCTCTGCCGTTAGCGATCCGTTTTGGAAGAGCTTGTGCTTTCCACCTCCGTAAGTGAAGGCAACGTGGGTCCATTCGTCGGTCGCAAATTGGCTACTCTCGCGAATATTGCTCACCACGGAATCAGTGTTAAACAAAAAGTTACTAAGGTCGCCGTCGCCCGCCTGGATACCAAAGTGATACTGTCCGGCTTGCGCGCCGCCCCAGTTCTTTACGATGGATGCCCAAACAGGTGTCGAATCCGCTTTCACCCAGCCAGAGAAGCTCATTGCTTCAGCCCCATTAGCAATCGGATTCGTGGCTCGCAGCCAACCATCGACACCATCAAGGCTGACGGCGCCGCCAATAAAACCTTCCGACCATGCCGACCCACCGTTGAGTTCTGCATCACCCGCCGCACCGCGAAGTGCATCAGCGGCAACCGTTCCCGCTTGCTCATCAAAGGTGTATGCCGACACTAATTCAGCACTACACCAATCCGAGGCGATCAGCAGACCCAAACAGGTCAACGTCACAATCCGTAAGTTCATCTTTTTCACCTTTCCAAGCGGCCGATCAAGTCCAAGTATTTTAAATACAAAACGCGAACTATTCGAGAAGCAAGCAGCGGCCTTCGGACGCAACACAGCTAGGGTTAAGAGAACCGAAGCATAAACCGACCCGCTCGCAAATTGGGATAAATGCGTTAGCGTTCGTTCATTAGCTGTATTTCGATCGACTCGGGTTGGTCACGACCATCGCCCCGGCCATCGGGGCGATGCTTTGTGAGAGAATAGGTTCACCGGCGACGACGCACAAACGCGAGTATGCCCATCAGGAAAAGTACAACGCTACTCGGTTCGGGCACGGCTGCTACTGCGGGACGTGCGCCAACTTCATAACCACCGTCGGTGAAGGCAGCAACAAAATCGCTCGAATTAAAATCGCCGTCGCCGTTCCAGTCGCCGTCGGACCAAGTCGAATTTCCGTCCAAATCGTCTTCATACTCCCCAGCACCAAAGACGAGAACGAAGTCGGTGGAATTGAATTCACCATCGAAGTTTGAATCGCCAATCCAGGTACCTAAAACGTCGTGGACGTAATTAGCGCGTTCTGTCGGATCCGTCAGCGAGCCATCATCAAGGCGAAGGGTCGGATCGGATGGTTCACCGGCGATCATCTGGCCCCAATAATCCGGAATCTTATTCGGGAATCCACCAGGATTCGGATCGGCCCAGACGTAAGCAGAAGTGAAAGCCGTGTCCCCATTCCGATTTCCTAATTCATCTGGATCGTCGTTATCACGGTAACTAAATTCAATCCCGTAGTTGTTCCCGTCCGGATCATTCGCCGCACCTAAAATTGCCGGCAACGGCGTGTCAAATACACTCTTGTCGACTCCCACTTCAACTAACCAACCGGTATCGGTGATGGTGACGGCCGACTCGACGCCAGCCTCCACTTGTTCCTGATAATCGGGCGGCGAATTCCATACCTGCACACGGTTTTCTGCGTCAATCACCAATTGAACGTCAGACTCCCAGGCAGGATCTCCACCCTTAAAATCACCACGATCGTTGGACGGATCGAAGTAAAACTCTACCGAGTCGTTTGCCCAGGCAGCATCATCGTCTGTATTGATTTCGTCCTCAATAATGTCCACCAGAAAGTACTGATGAGTTTCATTGTCTCGGGCATAGAATTTAACTGAATTATCGGCACGGTCGTCGGGCAACACTCCACCATCCCATTTTGCACCATAGAAAATATTCTCTTCTGCCTCGTCCCAACCAAGCACGGCGATATCACCGGCACCAGTCAGTTGTTCCCATTCAAATTCGTCGCCATCAAGCGCCACCCCACCGGTCACGATCGTGCCAAACTCATCGAGGTTCCAGTCACTCACATCACCATCCACGGTAATACTGGCGTTTGGATAACTGATCATGAAGAGTTCCGGATCCTGCGCCTGAACCATGGGTGCCAACGCCATCAGGGTGATCGCTACCTGGAACTTCACAAAGAATTGCCATCGAAGATGCGTCATTACGATTCCTTATTGATCTCAATACGACCGCGAGTTTCCATTTTTTTCGTATCATCCGCCCCATTTGTATCACGACGGAAGCTAAAAACACAGTGTTTTTTATGCATCAGCAATTTTTTTTCACGATCGAGCCGGCATCATTAATCAAATGCCCCTTTTTGACGGCTACGGGTTCAGCCATTCCGCAATTTGCATCGACGTTCGGATCAGCAACGACGATCCGGTTTTTGACCGGTGTAAACATCTGGGCGTTGGTTACCGCACGAATTTCCTACTGGGGAATTAAAAAACGTGGAAATACCACAGAACGATCTCAAGCGGGTTCAGCTTGATCCGCAGGATACTTCGCGTGCAATCTAGTGGTCATTCTTTCATACTGGGTCACCGCCTAATTGATTCTTCTCAAATCCGGAAATCCACTTGACGACAATCGATTTGAACCGGCTTTTGGCTATCAGCAATCCGCCAAAGTGAGCACGTTAATTTTCATCGACAGATCTTTGTTAAAACCAAATCCAATTATCTTTGGCGACTTGTGTTAATGCGTCGGTGCTAACCCACGCATCGTTTATTGAGGAGGTGTTCTCTTGGCTGATATTCACATTTCGAAAAATGATCGATTAAATGCATTTTGCAAAGATACGGACGCTTTTTTAGCTGGCCGCGCAGATGGACTGCTGTCTGACCTGACCTTTGCAGCAAAGGACATTTTCGATGTAAAGGGCTATGTGACCGGGGGTGGTAATCCTGATTGGAAAAAGAGTCAAATCATTGCAGAGAAAACGGCCTGGGCGGTCCAGATTTTGGTTGAAACCGGTGCCAGCATGGTTGGAAAAACCATCACCGATGAAATCACGAGAGGTATCTTCGGCGAAAATGCACACTATGGGACGCCCGTCAATTCCAACGCGCCTGGTCGAGTACCCGGTGGATCTTCGAGCGGCTCTGCCGCAGCCGTTGCAGGGAACCTCGTTGACTTCGCTTTGGGATCGGATACGGGCGGTTCGGTCCGGGTGCCGGCCAGTTTTTGTGGATTGTATGGACTTCGGCCAACCCATGGCAGGGTTTCCTTAGACGGAGTGCTTCCGCAAGCCGACAGTTACGACACGGTGGGATGGTTCGCGAGAGACGCCAAAACCCTTGCCAAAGTAGGATCGACCTTACTACAAAGTCCGATTATCGATGAATTACCCCAGAGGGTCGTCGTAGCGCAGGATGCTTTTGAACTGCTTGATGAAGCAACTTATGATGCTCTGCAACCCGCGGTCGAACGAATATGCAATCTGATTGGCGAACGAGCCATCGAAAGCCTTGCTGAATCAAGCTTGACGATTTGGCGAGACCAACAAGGCACATTGCAAAGTCGCGAGGCATGGGAGACTGTCAAGCAATGGATCGATGAGACAAATCCGAGATTCAGCTTTGAAGTTTCCGAACGATATCTGCTTGCCAAAAACATCTCCGATGAAGAGATCGCTTTTGCGCTGGAGCGAAAGGCTGAGCTGTTAGCTCGTATGGAATTCATATTGGCAGACAAGACGATTGTATTGATGCCAACCACCATTGGACCAGCGCCACCCATTGGTCAGAAATTATCGGACAGAACGAGGTTTCGCCTTCAAACGAGTCAGTTAAACTGCATCGCAGGAACCACAGGCGGGCCCCAGATTAACCTTCCTCTTGCTGATCAAGATGGTTTGCCTGTCGGGATCTCTTTACTTGGCTCTCCCGGAGAGGATGAGATGTTGATCAAAACCGCTCTGGAGTTAGCGAAATAGAGTTTCCAATCACGATGCTACTCGAAGCGACTCATCGCGCTAAAATGCGTACTGCCTGGGCAAATAGTGAGCCATTCGAACAATCGGCTAAGCCCAACCTCGCTTAAACAACAAGTTTTGCGGCGTCGCCAATCACTTTTTGCGGCGTCGCTGACGCTCCAACCGGTCAAGATACCAACCCCGGCGGGCGCCCAACACAGGGAAGCAAGCCGATCATCTCGGTTCAATCTTTCTGTCCATGAATCGTTTTAGAAGGTGAGATACGAACCCGCCAGCGTTCATTCGTTAGCCGCCAACCTCCAGCTGGCTCATCGGCATTCGTCACCGCGCCATCACAACAACGTCTTTTTCCTCGCGTAGACGTCGGCTCACCCCTGGCGGCACGCCGCCCCCCGGTGTTAAGATTCTTTATCTAGGGAAGACGAGGCCCTACATCACGACCCCTTAACTCGCACCTATAGGAGTCCGCCGAGATGGATTTCAAATCAACGTTCTTGCGATCAGTTTTGTTTGTCTTCGCCTTCGTGGTATCCAACCCGCTCCAGGGCTCCATCATCCTGCAACCGCCCGACCTTGCTCCGGGCGATCAGTACCGATTAGTTTTCGTGACGTCCGCATTAACGCAAGCGACTTCAGATGACATCAACTACTACAACAATGTCGTAGACGACCTCGGCGACCTCGCCATGACCTCCGATTGGACGGCGATTGCGTCGACGCAGACCGTCAATGCAAGAGATAACACCGGGACCACGGGTAGCGGTGGTGTTCCAATTTATAACCTCAAAGGTATTCGGGTCGCCGATGATTACGCCGATCTCTGGGATACGACGATCGACAATCCGATCAAATACACGGAGGTGGGTGATACGGTTAGCGAAACAGCAGTTTGGACCGGCACCGAAAAAAACGGAACGACGCATGCCAAACGATACCTCGGAACCTTGCTTCCATCTGGCAACGCACAGGCCCACTTCGGCTACAGTTTGGGCAAAGGGAATGGCTGGATTCAATATGGATTATGGATATAGACCGCTCACCGAGCAGAAACACCTGTACGGCATCAGTGAAGTGCAATCGATACCAACACCATATACACCCACTCCTGAGCCAGCATCGCTGATCACCTGGACTTTGTTAGCTGCTGTCGGATGCATCGGAACTTGGTGGAGGCGTCATCGCGCAATGGGTTAGTCGGCGTTTCCTACTCGACCAACTTCTCGCTCCACATCAGCACGCAAGAATCTATGCTGCGCTGCGTTCGGTGGAGCCGTTTTTCTCCGAGTGGTTGAATCCGCGCGAAGGAAAGGCATCTGGCACCTTTCCTCGCTTACTCCGACAAATAGCTCCCACGTTTGGGATACCGATGCTTTTTTTAAAGCTCGCACGAGATCGTTCTTTTTCGATCCGTGCTTCTAATGAGTTCCCGTTACCGTTTGATGGACAGCCAATCCAGTCACAGCTTCTGGCAAACGCTAGAACCTTCCGGTGAGGCACCGCAAAATACGAGCGGCGTACCAGGAAGATAACAAGGGCAATTCTTGCGGGAATCGGCAGTCCGCCCTCACCGGTTCTCGCTCCCCGAAACGATCAACGGGCACGGTCGATATTTATGTAACTTCGCATTTCCCTTCCCGTTGATCGGCAGATTGGGATTCAGCTATTCAGGCAATGCGATCAATCGATTGGTTTACAATGACGGGCACCATCCAAGATCGATTTCGACAAATCATGGGCTTGGTACCTGCAGAATAATTGCGAAAGGCGAGCTACTCAGCTAGGTTGGAGAAGCTTAGAAAAGGGAGAATTATCCGTTGAACCAATCGTCAAGTTACGCTGCAACCACCCGTTTGGCTCGCCGCTATTTCCTCGGCACATGTGGCGTTGGGCTGGGATCGATGGCACTCGCAGCTCTTTTCGGTGACACTCATCTTTTTGGCGCGAAACCGAACGCACCTGAATCGGGTGACATTCATCCCCACACGGCAAAGGCTTCCCACCTCAAGCCGCGTGCTAAGAATGTAATTTTTTTGTTCATGGCGGGCGGGCCCAGCCAGCTTGAACTCTTCGACCACAAACCAGAACTCAACAGGTATGACGGGCAGCAAGTACCCTCGGAAGTGATCGAAGGCTTTGACTTGCCCTTCATCGAACGTGATGCGGCCTTAATGGCCTCGCCCGTCTCGTACACGCGACACGGCGAGTGCGGTGCTGAGATTTCCGAAATGCTCCCCCATCTCGGCTCAGTCGCCGACGAACTCGCGATCGTTAAATCAGTCCACACCGATGCGTTCAATCATGCGCCCGCGCAGATCTTTCTGCATACGGGCCATTTGCAACTTGGAAAGCCTTCCATGGGCTCGTGGGTTACGTACGGCCTTGGCAGTGATTCACAGGACCTACCCGCGTACGTCGTCCTCGGGCAGACGGCGGTAAGCGGCGGATCGTCTTGCTTTAACTGCGGATTCCTACCTACCGTCCATCAAGGTGTGCCGTTTCGCTCAAAAGGCGCACCGGTACTCTTTGTTGAGAATCCCGCCGGCGTCGATAATCAACTACAACGTGACACCTTGAATACGATCCGCCAAATTAACAGTGAGCGGCTACGCACGGTTCACGATCCGGAAATTGCAGCTCGCATTAGCGCTTACGAAATGTCATTTCGACTGCAAACGAGCGCGCCCGAACTCATGGAATTGAGTCAGGAGAGCCCCCAAACGTTGGCCATGTATGGCGCAGACCCTGCTCAGCCATCCTTCGCGGGGCAATGCCTGCTGGCACGAAGGTTAGTGGAACGCGGCGTACGCTTTGTGGAAGTCTCGCTCTCCGGTTGGGATCACCATTCAGACGTGGTAGGCAGCGTTCGAAAGATTTCCCAGAACGTCGACCAAGCCTGCGCGGCACTGGTCAAGGACCTCAAGCAACGTGGACTTCTCGATGAAACACTTGTTATCTGGGGGGGTGAGTTTGGACGCACCCCCATGGTGGAAAACAACCCCGCACTCGGTCGCAGGCGGGGTCGCGATCATCATCCGAATGCATTCGCCATGTGGTTAGCTGGTGGAGGGATTCGGGCCGGCACGACGATCGGAAAAACGGACGACATGGGTTACCAGGTCGTCGAGGATCCGGTCCATATCCATGACTTACAGGCAACTGTGCTTCACCTCTTGGGTATGGACCACGAGCAACTCACCTACAGCTACCAAGGGCGAGACTTTCGCCTAACCGATGTCGGAGGGCAAGTAGTATCAAAGCTATTAGCCTAACGAAGCACGCGGGAAACGCGACAGTTACTGAAGCCCGTGCAGTCCGTTTCTTGAAACTTGCTGCTCACTTGAAACGATTCAACAACGATTGCGTCAAACGGAGAATACCGATCGACAAACACGTCAACATCGCGAATAACAACGGCTCGTTCATCGTACGTACGACCTGTTTCGCGATCTGTTTTTTCGTCGCGACGCTCTCATTTGCCCAAGAGTTCCAAAAGTCTAGCAGCTATCAAAAGGTGCTTCCATTACTCGCGGAACGCTGTTTTCTATGCCACGGGCCGGACGAAGAATCCAGAGAGAGTGGCCTCAGACTCGATACCCGTCGTGGCGCACTCGATGGCGGCGTTTTCCCGGGCGACCCGGACGCGAGTCCAATCATTCGGCGCGTGACGTCCAAGGATCCCGACCTACAAATGCCGCCACCCGGTTCGGGCAAAAATCCGTTGACAGCAGCGGAAATTTCATTGCTGCAAGATTGGATCGAAAAAGGTGCCAACTACGAACTCCACTGGTCATTTCGTCCGCCGGAACGGCCGAAGATCCCTGGTTCAAACTTTTCTCGTCGAGCTCGGTCAGCAATTGACCATTTCGTCTGGGCACGTCTGGATCAAAAAGGTCTTACACCAGCGCCTCCTGCGGACCGCCACATCCTCATACGGCGCGTGACCTTGGACCTCACCGGTTTGCCGCCGTCGATTGAAGAA
This genomic stretch from Pirellulaceae bacterium harbors:
- a CDS encoding arylsulfatase, with the translated sequence MKPIWNKLLRFLAAVMMMTASTCAHATHPNIIVILADDFGVGDIQAHYPNNKIRTPYLDKLVRQGISFTDAHSPSAVCSPTRYGLLTGRYSWRTPLQEWVIAAYEPPLISSKRPTLPGFLKEHGYYTACIGKWHLGWNWPGPQRSQMTEVRNGQKKLRWDFTQRIADGPTDRGFDYFFGVDLPNLPPFTYIENDRVVALPTEAFQPDPTEGIVLPRGFVGAPAAPNWRMQDVLPEITRRAVEAIHERAKSKQPFFLFFSMTSPHEPVVPSEKFRGKSRIAPIADFVMETDWSAGQIIKAVDEAGLSENTLVIFTADNGHSHYTGWGELIAAGHLPSGPYRGHKGDIWEGGHRVPLVARWPNQIEAGKTSDQLISLTDLFATCASVVNQPLPANSAEDSESFLSSALGVESKASRTRLVSHSNMGEFAYRDGPWKLVFRMSGSNLEESRGKPTIAELYHLESDLAEQHNVAGKHADIVNRMTRQLQDVIDDGNSRGLDLNSRNDGVVRFDITQEKRWVPDR
- a CDS encoding sulfatase-like hydrolase/transferase; protein product: MEPQFKKLLLVMALAFVMHASANAETRQPNILLIMADDLGFSDLGCYGGEITTPNLDSVAEEGLRFSQFYNTARCWPTRGALMTGYYAQQIRRDRLPSVPGGGQSTRPDWAVLLPELLAPVGYRSYHTGKWHIDGMPIASGFNRSYLLKDQGRFFNPNRHWKDDVALPPVEKGTDFYATTALADHAIEVLSQHQKHHAESAFFHYLAFSAPHFPLQALPEDIALYEDRYTVGWDEIRERRWQRIQDMGLLNSTAVSQPSRVERDLGPPYHFPDAFGILGDGEVNKPVPWKALSDPQKKFQATKMAIHAAMIHRMDIEIGRVFDQIKKMGQWENTMVIFLSDNGASAEIMVRDDGHDPNLSPGAADTYLCLGPGWSTTCNTPFRRHKTWTHEGGTSTPLLIAWPEGIPARGEICRNPGHVIDIAATLLELTGAEKAANAPPAPGSSLLPELSQDAPVGERRVDQNSIWWFHDGHKAIRRGDWKAVAPIGEPWELYNLGVDRQESLDLAVPQADKLQELVQDWNRHLDEFSLLASRDLPPEVQKKAKQKTVRSIPIRKAQAAAKPKRKQVLLGGKSFLLGGRHAFLMEPTKNSTTGTSTTGGPKPWIFYGATLSSYPDQAESWMHQQFLDAGIAVAGIDVGEAYGSPYAFPHFEALYQKMVKDGYSKKPALLGRSRGGLWVSSWAIEHPDRVAAIGGIYPCYDYTTYPGLRRAAPAYGVSEEVLAAEQQKFNPIKRAAVLADANIPVFIIHGREDTVVPLAENSEALESVYQSKGRGDLIEVIKVKGQGHSFWPGYFQCQELVDFLVDKAKR
- a CDS encoding LamG domain-containing protein, with product MNLRIVTLTCLGLLIASDWCSAELVSAYTFDEQAGTVAADALRGAAGDAELNGGSAWSEGFIGGAVSLDGVDGWLRATNPIANGAEAMSFSGWVKADSTPVWASIVKNWGGAQAGQYHFGIQAGDGDLSNFLFNTDSVVSNIRESSQFATDEWTHVAFTYGGGKHKLFQNGSLTAEADFSGALNYPQLQQDAGTGIIGIGVKTDDAGNTADPGAPGFWDGSFDDFAFWDTAISDAEVQTIYQNGLQGISVVPEPTSSLMVLTALLGLLGLRRRR
- a CDS encoding sugar-binding protein, coding for MTHLRWQFFVKFQVAITLMALAPMVQAQDPELFMISYPNASITVDGDVSDWNLDEFGTIVTGGVALDGDEFEWEQLTGAGDIAVLGWDEAEENIFYGAKWDGGVLPDDRADNSVKFYARDNETHQYFLVDIIEDEINTDDDAAWANDSVEFYFDPSNDRGDFKGGDPAWESDVQLVIDAENRVQVWNSPPDYQEQVEAGVESAVTITDTGWLVEVGVDKSVFDTPLPAILGAANDPDGNNYGIEFSYRDNDDPDELGNRNGDTAFTSAYVWADPNPGGFPNKIPDYWGQMIAGEPSDPTLRLDDGSLTDPTERANYVHDVLGTWIGDSNFDGEFNSTDFVLVFGAGEYEDDLDGNSTWSDGDWNGDGDFNSSDFVAAFTDGGYEVGARPAVAAVPEPSSVVLFLMGILAFVRRRR
- a CDS encoding amidase; translation: MADIHISKNDRLNAFCKDTDAFLAGRADGLLSDLTFAAKDIFDVKGYVTGGGNPDWKKSQIIAEKTAWAVQILVETGASMVGKTITDEITRGIFGENAHYGTPVNSNAPGRVPGGSSSGSAAAVAGNLVDFALGSDTGGSVRVPASFCGLYGLRPTHGRVSLDGVLPQADSYDTVGWFARDAKTLAKVGSTLLQSPIIDELPQRVVVAQDAFELLDEATYDALQPAVERICNLIGERAIESLAESSLTIWRDQQGTLQSREAWETVKQWIDETNPRFSFEVSERYLLAKNISDEEIAFALERKAELLARMEFILADKTIVLMPTTIGPAPPIGQKLSDRTRFRLQTSQLNCIAGTTGGPQINLPLADQDGLPVGISLLGSPGEDEMLIKTALELAK
- a CDS encoding DUF1501 domain-containing protein, with product MNQSSSYAATTRLARRYFLGTCGVGLGSMALAALFGDTHLFGAKPNAPESGDIHPHTAKASHLKPRAKNVIFLFMAGGPSQLELFDHKPELNRYDGQQVPSEVIEGFDLPFIERDAALMASPVSYTRHGECGAEISEMLPHLGSVADELAIVKSVHTDAFNHAPAQIFLHTGHLQLGKPSMGSWVTYGLGSDSQDLPAYVVLGQTAVSGGSSCFNCGFLPTVHQGVPFRSKGAPVLFVENPAGVDNQLQRDTLNTIRQINSERLRTVHDPEIAARISAYEMSFRLQTSAPELMELSQESPQTLAMYGADPAQPSFAGQCLLARRLVERGVRFVEVSLSGWDHHSDVVGSVRKISQNVDQACAALVKDLKQRGLLDETLVIWGGEFGRTPMVENNPALGRRRGRDHHPNAFAMWLAGGGIRAGTTIGKTDDMGYQVVEDPVHIHDLQATVLHLLGMDHEQLTYSYQGRDFRLTDVGGQVVSKLLA